In Bacillus carboniphilus, the sequence GCTTGGCCCTCAATAAGGAATTGGAACGATAGAGCGTGTTCCAATTCCTTATTGAGGGCATTTATTTTAAAGTTGAGCAATACCCACATATATTTTACTCATACACGGTTCGAGACTGGTGAAAAAAAAATAGGTCTTTTTTAAACCAAACTCTTACCTATTGGGGGTTAGTTTGTATAAGGTTGTAATCACATTTGAATTATACTTTCTTAGTGGTCGCTTACGTTGCTAGTTTTATTTGTTCAAGCATTGGAAGTAGACTATCTTCCCTATATAGGATTAGAAATGTTACGGATATTGAACCGATTTTAGTCCAATCTGTTCAGACACTTTTTGATGGGAATAAAGAAACTTATACATTGATTTGTGCCATTATCATCACCTTATCCAGATTGATCATCTCATTATTGGCCGTTCAAGAGATATTAAGAGAGCTGTCTCTGCGGAACATCTTGGCTTCTTCTTTCCTTCTCATAATCCATTCTATTAAACATCAACATTTGCGTTTACTTTCTTTTATTTTTTATCATCTTACTTATTTGTGGGTATCATTATTGGAATTACGTGGATCATTATAGGTACGAATGGTAGGGGTCGTTCTGTTCCTATGCGGGGAGGTTTCAGAAAGGGGTCTTATGTGAGAAGACATACTAGAAGACCACGAAGGCGGTTCTAATAAAAAGACGCGTTATTGAATAAACGCGCCCGATTGTTTACTATCACTTTTTTAATACAAAACCATATGTAAGTCCATAATAACCTCAGCTACCATAAACATGATTGCTATTTAATAACTGTCGTACGACATCGTTCTCTCTACTTACATTATACCACTGATGATAAATTATTTTCAGACTACTCTTTCTAAAATTCCAGCCCTATACTGTTTTATACAAATATTTAAAAATAAGGGGTGTATCAGTATGAATGATAAAAAAGATGTCTTAGACAATGGCCCTTTCTTTCACGGTACAAAAGCAGAGCTAAAAATTGGTGATCTTTTAGAACCGCAACACTTATCAAATTACCAAGACAAAACATCGAACTATATCTATTTCACTGCAACATTAGATGCGGCTAAATGGGGTGCTGAATTAGCCACATCTAATGCTAAAGAAAGAATTTACATTGTAGAACCATTAGGTGATTTTGAAAATGATCCGAACTTAACGGACAAAAGATTTCCTGGAAACCCAACACGTTCTTATAGGTCGAAATCGCCTTTGAAAATAATAGCTGAACTAGGTTCATGGGAAAGACATTCCGATGAAGAGATCAATCATATGCTTACATCTTTAAAAAAGTTGCGGGAACAAGGAAAGGCTGTAATTGAGGATTAATCTTCAACATCTAATAATGGCGAATACAACGGGATTATCTCTCCCGTTGTATTTCTTGTTTCCAAGTGATTCAGAAGGCTAATTCTTATATCTACAAAATTTGACACTAGATTCATAGCTTCACAGGTCAAATGCCTTTCATTCCAATACTTCCACAATCCTTAAACAAACGTTTGATTAAAATCTCAGTTGTCGACCCCTGTATAACTATGCCTTCTCCACTTGTTTTCATGTGGGACAACGAACCTGTCCCCCTGTCCCACTAAAAGACTTGCCCCTTTTGTTGAATATGCATAAACTTCGGGAACAAAGAACAATATATTTGGAAAGAGAGGTGTGTTTTATGATTGAGCGTTTCATTATTTGGAGTGGATTCCTCTTCGGTATATTATCCTTTCCTACTTTATTCAAAAAGCCATCATATAAAATATGGTTACCTTTATATTTGATAAACTGCATCATTAACTATATATTTAACGCAGTATTAGTAAGAACAAAGAAGTTAAAATATCCAGTCAGAGCCGTACCTAAGATTTTTAAAATAAACTCTACATATGATTTTTTTGTATGCCCTTTTCTGTCAGTTTGGTATTGTCAATCCATATACAATTCAAAATTACCAGGGATAATTGGGAAGTTATTTCTATTCTCCTTACCACAGGGTGCTTATGAAGTATTCCTTGAAAAGAAAACTAATTTACTCAAATTTAAAGGGAATTGGAATTGGTATCACTCTGTTTTCCTTGTATTTATCGTAAAAATAATATCCATTGGAA encodes:
- a CDS encoding CBO0543 family protein; translation: MIERFIIWSGFLFGILSFPTLFKKPSYKIWLPLYLINCIINYIFNAVLVRTKKLKYPVRAVPKIFKINSTYDFFVCPFLSVWYCQSIYNSKLPGIIGKLFLFSLPQGAYEVFLEKKTNLLKFKGNWNWYHSVFLVFIVKIISIGTLKILKTILKPVKT
- the arr gene encoding NAD(+)--rifampin ADP-ribosyltransferase — protein: MNDKKDVLDNGPFFHGTKAELKIGDLLEPQHLSNYQDKTSNYIYFTATLDAAKWGAELATSNAKERIYIVEPLGDFENDPNLTDKRFPGNPTRSYRSKSPLKIIAELGSWERHSDEEINHMLTSLKKLREQGKAVIED